A single window of Syntrophus aciditrophicus SB DNA harbors:
- a CDS encoding tetratricopeptide repeat protein, with protein sequence MYRIIVRILLVFVFLAAVSCTQVRLKSGKEISGRDPSSYTAGYHYTLGVLSALDGRLDDAIQELETALRHDPLSSHLMKELASLYVEKGDFRRAVDLCKESLVHDPDDVDVHLILGNLYINMKDYKNAIRSYRKVIEIDPKNTSAYLYLGTLYAETERYDKAVDMYSLLLKNDHDNVMGTYYMAKVLVELRRESEAEQYFKKTLLLKPSLESALIDLALLYERQKKLEQAVNIYKDFIQRYPEQVGIRLRLGEFYLRQGNYQAAEAVFRDSLTIDDSNKDVHFTLGLLYYEQQRYDRAIEAFQKALKLAPSDQKIYYFLASVYDEQQENDKAMDTYGKVAPDSEWYGNARIRMGMLLREEGRIDAAISLIRETLSTEAKAPNLYAYLGSLYQEKAQYPEAENLLKEGLKDFPRSEELHYGLGEVYSKMDRFEDSIKEMKRVLEIDPEHAEALNFIGYSYAERGIHLAEAEKLIRQALILKPDNGYILDSMGWVYFKQNRIEQAIRYLKEADKRIPDDPTIAEHLGDALRKAGRFQEALDAYRRAQKYAPENSQLRQKIEQLRR encoded by the coding sequence ATGTACAGGATTATAGTCAGGATTCTTCTTGTCTTCGTCTTCCTCGCCGCGGTGAGTTGCACGCAGGTTCGGCTGAAATCCGGGAAAGAGATCTCAGGCAGAGATCCGTCATCCTACACCGCCGGCTATCACTATACCCTGGGGGTTCTCTCCGCCCTGGATGGACGACTGGATGACGCTATTCAAGAACTGGAAACCGCGCTCCGGCATGATCCCCTTTCCTCTCACCTCATGAAGGAACTGGCTTCGCTCTATGTTGAAAAGGGTGACTTCAGAAGAGCCGTCGATCTCTGCAAAGAATCCCTTGTCCACGATCCCGATGACGTGGATGTCCATCTCATCCTCGGGAATCTCTACATCAACATGAAGGACTATAAAAATGCCATACGATCCTACCGGAAGGTCATTGAAATCGATCCGAAGAATACCTCGGCCTATCTTTACCTGGGAACGCTCTATGCCGAAACGGAGCGTTATGATAAAGCCGTCGACATGTATTCCCTACTGCTGAAAAATGATCACGATAACGTCATGGGAACGTACTACATGGCGAAGGTTCTGGTTGAACTGAGGCGCGAAAGCGAGGCGGAACAATATTTCAAAAAAACCCTTCTTCTAAAGCCATCACTGGAATCGGCACTGATCGATCTTGCACTGCTCTATGAAAGGCAGAAAAAACTCGAACAGGCCGTCAACATCTATAAGGACTTTATTCAACGTTATCCCGAACAGGTCGGCATCCGGCTAAGACTAGGGGAATTCTATCTGCGCCAGGGAAATTATCAGGCAGCGGAAGCTGTCTTTCGTGACAGCCTGACGATTGACGATTCCAATAAGGACGTCCATTTTACCCTCGGATTGCTCTATTATGAACAGCAGAGATATGACCGGGCCATTGAGGCCTTTCAGAAGGCATTGAAACTGGCGCCGTCCGATCAGAAGATCTATTATTTTCTGGCTTCCGTCTATGACGAACAACAGGAAAATGACAAGGCGATGGATACCTATGGGAAGGTTGCTCCGGATTCGGAATGGTATGGCAACGCGCGCATCCGGATGGGGATGCTCCTCAGAGAGGAGGGGCGGATCGATGCCGCCATCAGCCTGATCCGGGAAACCCTTTCCACAGAGGCGAAAGCTCCAAACCTTTACGCCTACCTGGGTTCCCTTTATCAGGAAAAGGCGCAGTATCCGGAAGCCGAAAATCTTCTTAAAGAAGGCTTGAAGGACTTCCCCCGAAGCGAGGAACTCCATTACGGGCTTGGGGAAGTTTACAGTAAAATGGATCGATTCGAGGACAGTATAAAAGAGATGAAGCGCGTCCTGGAAATCGATCCGGAACATGCAGAGGCCCTCAATTTCATCGGTTACAGTTATGCTGAACGGGGGATTCATCTTGCGGAGGCCGAAAAGCTGATCCGACAGGCACTGATCCTGAAACCTGACAACGGATACATCCTGGACAGCATGGGCTGGGTGTATTTCAAGCAGAACAGGATCGAACAGGCGATCCGCTATCTCAAGGAAGCCGATAAACGGATTCCCGATGATCCTACCATCGCTGAACATCTTGGTGACGCCCTCCGGAAGGCCGGACGGTTCCAGGAGGCTCTGGATGCATACAGACGGGCGCAGAAATATGCTCCGGAAAACAGTCAGCTCCGGCAAAAGATCGAGCAACTGCGCCGTTGA
- a CDS encoding OmpA family protein, producing MFRKRFLKILVPLAMVALLIGYAMPAFSAVDLNPKLASGEYVQKVDTFEVIFDATESMNEIYKGGSKLNQEKALVTLFNDTIPNLKLTSAARAFGDFTMFGGATSKSLFAPTAYNKSLLPQAIAPFTRGKGFSPLDAGLEGATADLQSQTGRMAVIAFSDGADMQKFQPVAAAQRMKKAYGDRVCIYTVVLGDKAAMWNFGDKAEGMNIMKQVADAGECGIVVTGDSISSPEGMAAFVEKVFLDKDSDRDGVGDSVDKCPDTPQGCPVDKDGCPLDSDGDGVIDCLDKCPDTPKGVAVDKDGCPPVEEKRPEPAAAVEPKAEAPVMMTLHILFASDKYNIEPKYDSEIQKVADYMKANPDVTAVVAGHTDSTHSNAYNKKLSQNRANAVKTALVEKYGIDASRIEAVGYGEDKPIATNKTKAGRQKNRRVVVMFN from the coding sequence ATGTTCAGGAAAAGATTTTTAAAGATCCTCGTTCCTCTTGCCATGGTCGCGCTGCTCATCGGGTATGCCATGCCCGCTTTCAGTGCGGTCGACCTCAACCCAAAATTAGCGTCCGGTGAGTATGTTCAGAAAGTTGACACCTTCGAAGTCATCTTCGATGCAACGGAATCAATGAATGAAATTTATAAGGGCGGCAGCAAACTCAACCAGGAAAAAGCCCTTGTCACTCTTTTCAATGACACAATCCCCAACCTGAAACTGACCTCGGCAGCGCGTGCCTTTGGTGATTTTACAATGTTTGGGGGAGCTACATCAAAGTCTCTTTTCGCTCCCACAGCTTATAACAAATCACTCCTGCCGCAGGCCATTGCTCCTTTTACCCGGGGCAAAGGTTTCAGCCCTCTGGATGCCGGTCTTGAAGGCGCCACGGCCGACCTGCAATCCCAGACAGGCCGGATGGCCGTGATCGCGTTCAGCGACGGCGCGGACATGCAGAAATTCCAGCCCGTAGCCGCAGCGCAGAGAATGAAAAAGGCCTATGGCGACAGAGTGTGCATCTATACGGTTGTCCTTGGTGATAAGGCGGCCATGTGGAATTTTGGGGATAAAGCGGAAGGCATGAACATCATGAAGCAGGTTGCCGATGCCGGTGAGTGCGGTATCGTGGTAACGGGAGACAGCATCTCCTCTCCGGAAGGCATGGCTGCTTTTGTGGAAAAAGTGTTCCTGGACAAGGACAGCGATCGTGACGGTGTCGGGGATTCTGTGGACAAATGCCCCGATACGCCCCAAGGATGTCCGGTTGACAAAGATGGTTGCCCGCTCGACAGTGATGGCGACGGTGTGATCGATTGTCTGGACAAGTGTCCCGATACCCCCAAAGGCGTCGCGGTTGACAAAGATGGCTGCCCGCCGGTAGAGGAAAAGCGCCCTGAACCTGCGGCAGCGGTAGAACCCAAGGCGGAAGCGCCGGTCATGATGACCCTCCATATTCTGTTTGCATCCGATAAATACAACATTGAACCCAAATATGATTCGGAAATTCAGAAAGTTGCCGATTACATGAAGGCGAATCCGGACGTGACGGCGGTTGTTGCAGGTCATACGGACAGCACCCATTCCAATGCATACAACAAGAAACTTTCCCAGAACCGGGCGAACGCAGTCAAAACCGCTCTAGTTGAAAAATATGGCATCGATGCTTCCCGCATCGAAGCTGTCGGCTACGGTGAAGACAAACCGATCGCCACCAACAAAACGAAAGCGGGACGGCAGAAGAACCGGAGAGTCGTTGTTATGTTCAACTAA
- a CDS encoding Smr/MutS family protein, whose translation MDSSPSILTFNPFRNISVLFQTEASAPSPNPQTSHPRRDLENSAPRDFETERRYFLDAMKKEGVKPFVWNCCRPAITKKQACSSASDEISEVLLHLHHLIEAGEGFHVAKTPEYIEGTGLCVPASYAWRLHRGDFSIQAHIDLHGMNVKEARSAFNAFLKEAVSAGKRAVLIIHGRGLSSPAEPVLKNGVQTWLTSRAWRKWVIAYSSAQSFDGGAGATYVLLRNNPLAGRNRKKPHR comes from the coding sequence ATGGATTCTTCGCCTTCCATATTGACCTTCAACCCCTTCCGGAACATCAGCGTCCTGTTTCAGACTGAGGCATCCGCCCCATCCCCGAATCCGCAAACCTCACATCCCCGCCGCGACCTGGAAAACTCTGCACCCCGGGACTTTGAAACAGAACGACGCTATTTTCTTGATGCCATGAAGAAGGAAGGGGTAAAACCTTTCGTCTGGAACTGCTGCCGACCGGCAATCACGAAAAAACAGGCATGCTCATCGGCATCGGATGAGATTTCCGAAGTGCTTCTGCATCTTCATCACCTGATTGAAGCGGGAGAAGGTTTTCACGTTGCCAAAACTCCGGAATACATCGAAGGAACGGGGCTCTGCGTCCCGGCTTCCTATGCCTGGCGGCTCCATCGAGGCGATTTCTCCATTCAGGCGCACATTGATCTGCACGGCATGAATGTGAAGGAAGCCAGATCAGCCTTTAACGCATTTCTCAAAGAAGCGGTGTCTGCAGGAAAGCGGGCCGTTCTCATCATTCACGGACGCGGCCTTTCCTCGCCCGCGGAACCCGTATTGAAAAATGGCGTTCAGACCTGGCTTACTTCCCGGGCCTGGCGGAAATGGGTCATCGCTTATTCCAGCGCCCAATCCTTTGATGGCGGCGCCGGGGCCACCTACGTCCTCCTCCGGAACAACCCTCTCGCCGGAAGAAACAGAAAAAAACCTCACCGTTAA
- a CDS encoding CAP domain-containing protein: MNQTLTDLFRIIKLPAFLTVYLVICLSAILSFSLMSGRSGNAAEAFAKKPDAAKPAIRLEALEKRIHELVNEERKKRGLNSLGWSSELNRIARLHSRDMASKNYFSHYDLEGRNFEHRYTRRGFACRIPMGKGRYTLGGENLFQNNLYDSVTYIRNLGATRTVYDWNSLEQIARSTVSGWMKSPGHRKNILQPFWKTEGIGIAVSPDDKVLITQNFC, from the coding sequence ATGAATCAAACTCTGACCGATCTCTTCAGAATAATAAAACTTCCCGCCTTTTTGACAGTTTATCTCGTCATCTGTCTTTCTGCGATCCTGTCCTTCAGCCTGATGAGCGGAAGATCAGGAAACGCCGCGGAGGCCTTCGCGAAAAAACCGGATGCGGCAAAACCGGCCATACGCCTTGAAGCCCTGGAAAAAAGGATCCATGAGCTCGTCAACGAGGAGCGGAAAAAACGGGGTTTGAATTCTCTGGGCTGGAGCTCCGAACTCAACCGGATCGCCCGGCTTCACAGTCGAGACATGGCTTCGAAAAACTATTTCAGCCATTACGATCTTGAAGGACGGAATTTTGAGCACCGGTACACGCGGCGGGGGTTCGCCTGTCGAATCCCGATGGGCAAAGGCCGTTATACCCTTGGGGGAGAAAATCTTTTTCAGAACAATCTTTATGATTCCGTCACCTACATCAGAAATTTGGGTGCAACCCGGACTGTTTATGACTGGAACAGCCTGGAACAGATTGCCCGGTCCACTGTTTCCGGATGGATGAAAAGCCCGGGACATCGGAAGAATATCCTTCAGCCGTTCTGGAAAACGGAGGGTATTGGAATCGCCGTTTCACCGGATGACAAGGTGCTGATCACCCAGAATTTCTGTTAG
- a CDS encoding DUF4292 domain-containing protein produces the protein MHTDGRRNMLRKTVSSGKRSSNCAVERPWGKFSLNMYIMTVSNKPNDEFRAGRDNGSGSRLCRFLVLSGFLALLMFSGCTLTPAVKPVSQDIPLFSPQARWQQLMEEERNPQALKALARIDLTTSSGRYPLKIAFLLQYPERLRMESLPLFGPPDFYLTIENGELKVFLPQEGKYYIGTPSPVQLASFLPFISPHFQLSDMLALLRGTIPLIRDKDIILKGFQEKEEYRLEVYRGEEKAQVFWLKPISNQLVRAARWGNNGELLYSVRFEAYGGLKKAPGFPARISVTTGSPNPTTLKLSYTDIEFLQEIQPELFSLEIPPGIEPLRLNRQ, from the coding sequence ATGCATACAGACGGGCGCAGAAATATGCTCCGGAAAACAGTCAGCTCCGGCAAAAGATCGAGCAACTGCGCCGTTGAACGGCCGTGGGGTAAATTTTCTCTTAATATGTACATAATGACTGTTTCAAACAAACCCAATGATGAATTCAGGGCAGGCAGGGACAACGGATCCGGAAGCCGGCTGTGTCGGTTCCTTGTCCTTTCCGGTTTCCTGGCACTGCTGATGTTTTCAGGATGCACCCTGACGCCGGCCGTAAAGCCTGTGTCTCAGGATATTCCCCTTTTTTCCCCACAGGCCCGATGGCAGCAGCTCATGGAAGAAGAAAGAAATCCTCAAGCCTTGAAGGCTCTGGCCAGGATCGATCTGACCACATCTTCCGGCCGCTACCCGTTGAAGATCGCCTTTCTGCTGCAGTATCCGGAACGTCTCCGCATGGAGTCCCTTCCCCTCTTCGGTCCGCCGGATTTCTATCTCACCATTGAGAATGGAGAATTGAAAGTCTTTCTGCCGCAGGAAGGCAAATATTATATCGGAACGCCATCCCCGGTGCAGCTTGCCTCTTTTCTCCCTTTTATTTCCCCTCATTTTCAGTTGTCCGACATGCTTGCCCTGCTGCGGGGAACCATTCCGCTGATCCGGGATAAGGATATCATCCTGAAAGGGTTTCAGGAAAAGGAAGAATACCGCCTGGAAGTTTACAGAGGAGAGGAGAAAGCCCAGGTTTTCTGGCTGAAGCCGATATCCAATCAACTTGTCCGGGCTGCCCGGTGGGGAAATAACGGAGAACTTTTATATTCGGTACGATTCGAGGCTTATGGCGGCCTAAAGAAGGCGCCCGGTTTTCCGGCAAGAATATCGGTTACGACGGGCTCTCCTAATCCCACAACGCTGAAGCTGAGTTACACGGATATCGAGTTTCTTCAGGAAATTCAGCCGGAATTGTTTTCTCTTGAAATCCCTCCCGGCATTGAACCATTGAGGCTGAACAGGCAATAA
- a CDS encoding SAM hydrolase/SAM-dependent halogenase family protein — protein sequence MSKKSPGRIITLLTDFGLRDAYVGVMKGVIAGIAPNVRIIDLTHGIPPQDIRAAGFCLLTAYPFFPQETIHVAVVDPGVGTERRAVAIALAEAVLVGPDNGIFTGLLQQKVVKSAVALDRSEFWLSVRPEFTFHGRDIFAPAAAHLASGAALSRLGTPIDPDTLVRLELPAWAETEDGFSGNIQYADAFGNLVTNIPGSLVAGKMWKIKTADLEIPGKKTYEDVPSGVLLALAGSHGFLEIAANSGNARVLLSMNVGDPVEVLLVTSTRK from the coding sequence ATGAGTAAGAAGTCGCCCGGCCGGATCATCACCCTTCTGACGGACTTCGGCCTTCGGGATGCCTATGTGGGCGTCATGAAGGGCGTTATTGCCGGCATTGCTCCCAACGTGAGGATTATCGATCTGACCCATGGCATCCCGCCACAGGATATCCGGGCGGCCGGTTTCTGTCTGCTTACGGCTTACCCCTTCTTTCCGCAGGAAACCATACATGTGGCTGTTGTCGATCCGGGAGTGGGTACGGAGAGAAGGGCCGTGGCCATCGCGCTGGCCGAGGCTGTTCTGGTCGGGCCTGACAATGGGATTTTCACCGGGCTTCTTCAGCAGAAGGTCGTGAAAAGCGCCGTGGCTTTGGATCGATCCGAATTCTGGCTGTCAGTGCGTCCCGAGTTCACCTTTCATGGGCGGGATATCTTCGCCCCCGCGGCCGCGCATCTGGCTTCAGGGGCAGCCCTCTCCAGGCTGGGTACGCCCATTGATCCCGACACGCTGGTTCGTCTGGAACTTCCCGCCTGGGCGGAAACTGAAGACGGATTTTCCGGGAATATTCAGTATGCCGACGCTTTCGGCAACCTGGTTACGAATATTCCCGGAAGCCTCGTCGCAGGAAAGATGTGGAAAATCAAGACAGCCGATCTTGAAATCCCCGGGAAAAAGACTTATGAAGATGTTCCCTCCGGAGTGCTGCTGGCTCTGGCGGGCAGCCACGGGTTTTTGGAAATCGCGGCAAACAGCGGAAACGCCCGTGTCCTGCTGTCGATGAATGTCGGTGATCCTGTTGAGGTTCTGCTTGTCACATCGACGCGGAAATGA
- a CDS encoding divergent polysaccharide deacetylase family protein — MHHKKKNPSRQNNREGTGFIKNLKRSLILLILIVAGAIFYEVYFDRPQEETRPPEITRSIPEHRGEKHRIEPGEIPLPVPERPVTEAPGTEKPVPPPTEKATPTTKAPKERVSGLRIAILIDDIGADLSPVKNLLKIEAPISFAVLPHMPRGAAAADMIHKAGRDVLLHLPMEPRSYPKEKPGPGALLTTMDDSELRKVLTGNLDAVPHISGVNNHMGSLFTEDEEKLAIVMAELEKRGLFFIDSRTTPYSKAAKVSQDIGIPFASRRIFIDNGQDYTKTCQILLDVLNKTKDGNSTLLLIGHPYPNTVSALAKIVPELKSRGVEVVSVSSMVR; from the coding sequence TTGCATCATAAAAAAAAGAATCCATCTCGACAGAATAACAGAGAAGGGACAGGTTTTATAAAAAATCTGAAACGTTCGCTCATTCTGTTGATCCTCATCGTTGCGGGGGCGATTTTTTACGAGGTCTATTTCGATCGCCCGCAGGAAGAAACAAGGCCGCCCGAGATCACCCGATCCATCCCGGAGCATCGCGGTGAAAAGCATCGGATTGAGCCCGGGGAAATTCCGTTGCCGGTTCCGGAAAGACCGGTTACGGAAGCACCCGGAACGGAAAAACCTGTACCACCACCAACTGAAAAAGCAACCCCGACCACGAAGGCGCCGAAGGAACGCGTCTCCGGGTTGCGGATTGCAATTCTCATCGACGATATAGGAGCAGATCTATCCCCGGTGAAAAATCTTCTGAAGATTGAAGCTCCGATCAGTTTCGCTGTTCTGCCTCACATGCCCCGCGGGGCTGCGGCAGCCGACATGATCCATAAAGCGGGCAGGGACGTCCTTCTCCATCTGCCGATGGAACCACGGTCTTATCCAAAGGAAAAGCCCGGCCCCGGGGCTCTTCTGACGACGATGGATGACTCGGAGCTTCGAAAGGTCCTCACCGGAAATCTTGACGCCGTTCCTCACATTTCCGGAGTCAACAATCATATGGGCTCCCTGTTCACGGAAGATGAAGAGAAACTGGCCATTGTCATGGCAGAACTCGAAAAAAGAGGGCTTTTTTTCATCGACAGCCGGACGACACCGTACTCAAAGGCCGCAAAGGTTTCTCAGGACATCGGGATTCCCTTTGCCTCCAGACGGATTTTCATCGACAATGGGCAGGATTATACAAAAACATGTCAAATCCTGCTGGATGTCCTCAATAAAACGAAAGACGGGAATTCCACCCTGCTCCTCATTGGCCATCCTTACCCCAATACCGTTTCGGCCCTGGCGAAGATTGTTCCGGAATTGAAATCCCGGGGGGTTGAAGTGGTTTCGGTGTCCAGCATGGTACGGTAA
- a CDS encoding phosphoribosylanthranilate isomerase → MIQIAGVRDAAEALMMGDAGVTHLGFPLRLAVHREDLSEREAAAVIALLKPSVEPVLITYLQKADSIVRLCRILGVRIVQLHGNISITELLRLRQNAPELAVIKSLIVRGNNQKELIATASCDARLVDAFITDTWDQQTGACGATGKVHDWKISRLLADCSPKPLILAGGLGPENVRQAILEVRPAGVDSHTGVEGPDGRKDEGRVRAFVAEARAAFRELKRLP, encoded by the coding sequence ATGATTCAGATCGCGGGAGTGAGGGATGCAGCAGAGGCCTTGATGATGGGTGACGCTGGAGTGACCCATCTGGGGTTTCCCCTCCGTCTTGCAGTTCACCGGGAGGATCTGAGCGAGCGCGAAGCGGCGGCGGTCATTGCCCTCCTGAAGCCGTCCGTGGAGCCGGTCCTGATTACGTACCTGCAGAAGGCCGATTCGATTGTCCGGCTCTGTCGCATCCTGGGCGTCCGGATTGTGCAGCTTCATGGGAACATCTCCATAACGGAGCTTTTGCGGTTGCGGCAAAATGCGCCGGAACTGGCTGTAATCAAAAGTCTCATCGTAAGAGGAAACAATCAGAAGGAACTGATCGCCACTGCTTCCTGTGACGCGCGGCTGGTCGATGCCTTCATCACGGACACCTGGGACCAGCAGACGGGCGCCTGCGGGGCTACGGGCAAAGTGCATGACTGGAAGATCAGCCGACTGCTGGCGGATTGTTCCCCGAAGCCCCTGATCCTTGCGGGAGGACTGGGACCGGAAAATGTTCGACAGGCAATCCTCGAGGTGCGGCCCGCCGGGGTGGATTCTCACACCGGCGTTGAAGGACCGGACGGGCGCAAGGACGAGGGGCGGGTTCGAGCCTTTGTGGCGGAAGCCAGGGCCGCCTTTCGCGAACTGAAAAGACTGCCTTGA
- the rmuC gene encoding DNA recombination protein RmuC, which produces MINNALIIVLVLAAIGVILQLVLIFRKVSINAGAVDEALQIIERNYERTERAVREEISRNREESAHAQRQSREELAGALRSVGDTLNQQLMDLTRTNEGKLDAMRITVEEKLQTLQIDNAAQLDRMRSTVEEKLQGTLEQRLGESFRQVSERLEQVYRGLGEMQTLAAGVGDLKKVLSNVKTRGVWGEVQLGAMLEQVLHPDQYATNLATKEGGERVEFAVKLPGRGEEQDEAVWLPIDAKFPMEDYLRLLDAREKVETESMEIAARHLDNRIRQCARDICEKYLNPPQTTDFAILFLPTEGLFAEVARRTGLTETLQREWRVVIAGPTTLWSILNSLQMGFRTLAIQKRSSEVWNLLAAVKTEWTRYGEILNKVQKKLHEASDALDKAQTRTRVIGKKLKDVQELPEGQSDVLLKVDTEV; this is translated from the coding sequence ATGATAAACAATGCCCTTATTATTGTACTTGTTCTGGCGGCGATCGGGGTGATTCTTCAATTGGTTCTGATTTTCCGCAAAGTTTCCATCAATGCGGGGGCTGTTGACGAGGCGCTTCAAATCATCGAACGGAATTATGAACGGACGGAGAGGGCCGTCAGGGAAGAGATTTCCCGAAATCGGGAAGAATCGGCCCATGCCCAGCGGCAGTCCAGAGAGGAGCTGGCCGGCGCCCTGAGGAGCGTTGGGGATACGCTTAATCAGCAGCTAATGGACCTGACCCGGACAAACGAGGGGAAACTTGACGCGATGAGAATCACGGTGGAGGAAAAGCTCCAGACACTTCAGATCGATAACGCCGCTCAGCTCGACAGGATGCGGTCGACCGTGGAGGAAAAACTGCAGGGGACGCTGGAGCAGCGTCTGGGCGAGTCTTTCCGGCAGGTCAGTGAGCGTCTCGAACAGGTCTATCGCGGATTGGGCGAGATGCAGACCCTCGCTGCCGGCGTCGGTGATCTAAAAAAAGTGCTGAGTAATGTCAAAACCCGCGGCGTCTGGGGAGAGGTGCAGCTGGGGGCGATGCTGGAACAAGTCCTCCATCCCGATCAGTACGCGACGAATCTGGCCACGAAGGAAGGGGGAGAACGCGTCGAATTTGCCGTCAAGCTTCCCGGGAGAGGCGAGGAGCAGGATGAGGCGGTCTGGCTTCCCATCGATGCCAAGTTCCCCATGGAGGATTATCTGCGCCTCCTGGATGCCCGGGAAAAAGTGGAGACGGAGAGCATGGAGATCGCCGCCAGACATCTGGATAACCGGATTCGCCAGTGCGCCAGGGATATCTGCGAGAAGTATCTCAACCCCCCGCAGACGACGGATTTCGCCATCCTGTTCCTGCCGACGGAGGGACTTTTTGCCGAGGTGGCCCGCCGCACCGGTCTCACTGAAACTCTCCAGCGGGAATGGAGGGTGGTCATCGCCGGCCCCACGACTCTCTGGTCGATTCTGAACAGTCTGCAGATGGGATTTAGAACCCTGGCAATTCAGAAACGGTCCAGCGAAGTCTGGAATCTCCTGGCTGCCGTGAAGACGGAATGGACCAGGTACGGTGAAATCCTGAACAAGGTTCAGAAGAAGCTCCATGAGGCATCGGATGCCCTGGACAAGGCACAGACCCGGACCCGGGTCATCGGAAAGAAGCTGAAGGATGTGCAGGAGCTTCCGGAAGGTCAGTCTGATGTTTTGCTGAAGGTCGATACGGAGGTATAA
- a CDS encoding S41 family peptidase, translating to MNTFFNKRVLGAVCLFTFLFLLCFSGDSQVSALDRGTYKQLKVFSEVLDIVDKNYVEAVDSKKLIQGAINGMMKVLDPHSAFMTEEMYRELEVETKGSFGGIGIEITVLKDVLTVVSPIEDTPAFLAGVKAGDQIIKIDGQPTKDITIMEAVTKLRGPKDSKVTITIMRESLPKPKDIVITRAIIQIKSIKSRMLEDSIGYVRISSFQERTADDLKRALQELRGKQTSPLRGLVLDMRNNPGGLLTQSIEVSDAFLRAGTIVSTKGRIKSVESRAVAKDDGNEVNCPIVVLVNEGTASAAEIVSGALQDNGRALILGTQTFGKGSVQTVIPLEEGAALKLTTAKYYTPGGRSIQAEGITPDITVKYIKPAEENGEGNNAVRERDLKGHIKGVDNETKKPLELQKRVFDDVSQDNQLKAAVDILKSWDVFQGSRKI from the coding sequence ATGAACACATTTTTTAACAAACGGGTCCTGGGCGCGGTTTGTCTTTTCACCTTCCTGTTCCTATTGTGTTTTTCCGGCGACAGTCAGGTTTCCGCCCTGGATCGCGGCACTTACAAACAGCTCAAAGTATTCAGTGAAGTGCTCGATATTGTGGATAAAAATTATGTGGAAGCTGTCGATTCCAAGAAACTGATCCAGGGAGCGATCAACGGGATGATGAAGGTTCTGGATCCCCACAGCGCCTTCATGACAGAAGAAATGTACAGGGAGCTTGAGGTGGAAACAAAAGGATCCTTCGGCGGAATCGGCATTGAAATCACGGTACTGAAGGATGTGCTGACCGTCGTGTCCCCCATTGAAGACACCCCGGCTTTTCTGGCCGGCGTCAAGGCGGGAGATCAGATCATCAAGATCGACGGCCAACCGACCAAAGATATTACTATTATGGAGGCGGTCACCAAACTTCGCGGTCCCAAGGACAGCAAGGTCACCATCACCATCATGAGGGAAAGCCTTCCGAAACCCAAGGACATCGTCATCACACGGGCCATTATTCAGATCAAAAGCATCAAGTCCAGAATGCTGGAGGACTCGATTGGCTATGTCCGCATTTCCTCCTTCCAGGAGAGAACAGCCGACGACCTGAAAAGGGCGCTTCAGGAACTGCGGGGAAAGCAAACATCTCCCCTGCGGGGACTTGTCCTGGATATGCGGAATAATCCCGGTGGTTTGCTGACCCAGTCGATCGAGGTTTCCGATGCCTTTTTAAGGGCAGGAACGATTGTCTCCACGAAAGGACGGATCAAGAGCGTGGAAAGCCGGGCCGTCGCGAAAGACGACGGCAACGAGGTGAATTGTCCTATCGTTGTGCTCGTCAATGAGGGAACGGCCAGTGCCGCGGAGATCGTTTCCGGTGCGCTTCAGGACAATGGGCGGGCTTTGATTCTAGGCACCCAGACGTTCGGCAAGGGCTCCGTGCAGACCGTCATTCCCCTTGAAGAAGGCGCCGCATTGAAATTGACGACGGCCAAGTATTATACCCCTGGAGGGCGCTCCATCCAGGCCGAGGGCATAACCCCTGACATCACCGTAAAGTATATCAAACCCGCGGAAGAGAATGGCGAGGGAAACAACGCAGTCAGGGAACGGGACCTTAAAGGCCATATCAAGGGTGTCGACAATGAAACAAAGAAACCGCTGGAACTGCAGAAACGGGTTTTTGATGACGTGTCCCAGGACAATCAGTTAAAGGCGGCCGTAGATATACTGAAAAGCTGGGACGTTTTTCAGGGTTCCAGAAAGATATAG